The proteins below come from a single Beutenbergia cavernae DSM 12333 genomic window:
- a CDS encoding beta-L-arabinofuranosidase domain-containing protein produces the protein MTAPETPPSRSAVSAVLRPLGYTGRVRITDGPLADRIADAAETYLGMSPDDVVHGFRLQAGLPAPGNPMTGWSSRTSQPTFGQWVSGLARLGVTAGVAEASQRAVDLVDAFAATVGDDGDARMGLYGYEKLVCGLADTALYAGHEDALALLGRTAEWASRTFERARPAASPNDFAGGRIGPASHARTMEWYTFAENLYRGWLAGADDAVREFASEWHYDAYWDRFLTPPPPGQPWDVPTWLHAYSHVNTFASAAAAYEVTGEVRYLDILRNAHTYLTTTQTYATGGYGPSELTLPEDGSLGRSIEWRTDTAEIVCGSWAAFKLSSALLKHTGEARYADWVEQLVYSGIGAVTPVRPGGRTPYYQDLRLGIATKLPHWDDWPCCSGTYLQAVSHLPDLVYFGDDDGGLAVALYVPSTVSWESAGSTVTLTQRTAFPVEDTSTITVGGSGRFRLRLRVPPWSEGFRVSVNGVAVDGVATPGDWFVLERDWADGDVVTVTLGAGLRVLPVDRWHPNRVAFAHGPVVLAQNADWTMPMSLPTPWEMVDLDAAFERGEGLRYAPVGVGTARLPLGELRPLADVPERVPYRVYADLDDPRIV, from the coding sequence ATGACCGCGCCCGAGACCCCGCCGTCGCGCTCCGCCGTCTCCGCCGTGCTGCGCCCGCTCGGCTACACCGGTCGGGTGCGGATCACCGACGGCCCGCTCGCTGACCGCATCGCGGATGCGGCCGAGACGTACCTCGGGATGTCGCCCGACGACGTCGTGCACGGCTTCCGCCTCCAGGCCGGGCTGCCCGCGCCGGGGAACCCGATGACCGGTTGGTCCAGCCGGACGAGCCAGCCGACGTTCGGCCAGTGGGTGAGCGGCCTCGCACGGCTCGGGGTCACGGCCGGCGTCGCGGAGGCGTCCCAGCGGGCCGTCGATCTCGTGGACGCGTTCGCGGCCACCGTGGGCGACGACGGCGACGCGCGGATGGGGCTGTACGGGTACGAGAAGCTCGTGTGCGGGCTGGCCGACACGGCGCTCTACGCCGGCCACGAGGACGCTCTCGCGCTGCTCGGACGGACGGCCGAGTGGGCGTCCCGGACGTTCGAGCGCGCTCGTCCCGCGGCGTCCCCGAACGACTTCGCGGGCGGCCGGATCGGGCCCGCGAGCCACGCCCGCACGATGGAGTGGTACACGTTCGCGGAGAACCTCTACCGAGGCTGGCTGGCGGGGGCGGACGACGCCGTGCGGGAGTTCGCGAGCGAGTGGCACTACGACGCCTACTGGGACAGGTTCCTCACCCCGCCACCGCCCGGGCAGCCGTGGGACGTGCCGACGTGGCTGCACGCGTACTCGCACGTCAACACGTTCGCGTCGGCCGCCGCCGCGTACGAGGTCACGGGCGAGGTGCGGTACCTCGACATCCTGCGCAACGCCCACACCTACCTGACCACGACGCAGACGTACGCGACCGGCGGCTACGGGCCGAGCGAGCTCACCCTGCCCGAGGACGGCTCGCTGGGTCGGAGCATCGAGTGGCGCACGGACACCGCGGAGATCGTGTGCGGGTCGTGGGCCGCGTTCAAGCTGTCGAGCGCGCTGCTCAAGCACACCGGGGAGGCGCGGTACGCCGACTGGGTCGAGCAGCTCGTGTACTCGGGGATCGGCGCGGTGACCCCGGTGCGGCCGGGTGGGCGGACGCCGTACTACCAGGACCTCCGCCTCGGGATCGCGACGAAGCTGCCGCACTGGGACGACTGGCCCTGCTGCTCGGGCACGTACCTCCAGGCGGTGTCGCACCTGCCCGACCTCGTGTACTTCGGCGACGACGACGGCGGGCTCGCCGTCGCGCTGTACGTCCCGTCCACCGTGTCGTGGGAGTCCGCCGGCTCGACCGTCACGCTGACGCAGCGCACGGCCTTCCCGGTCGAGGACACGTCGACGATCACCGTGGGCGGCTCCGGCAGGTTCCGGCTCCGACTCCGGGTGCCGCCGTGGAGCGAGGGCTTCCGGGTCTCCGTCAACGGCGTGGCGGTCGACGGCGTGGCGACGCCGGGGGACTGGTTCGTGCTCGAGCGGGACTGGGCGGACGGCGACGTCGTCACCGTCACGCTCGGCGCCGGGCTGCGGGTGCTGCCCGTGGACCGCTGGCACCCGAACCGGGTCGCGTTCGCCCACGGCCCGGTGGTGCTGGCCCAGAACGCGGACTGGACGATGCCGATGTCGCTGCCGACCCCGTGGGAGATGGTGGATCTCGACGCCGCGTTCGAACGGGGGGAGGGGCTGCGGTACGCGCCGGTCGGCGTCGGGACGGCGCGGCTGCCGCTCGGCGAGCTCCGACCGCTCGCGGACGTCCCGGAGCGGGTCCCGTACCGCGTGTACGCCGACCTCGACGACCCGCGCATCGTCTGA
- a CDS encoding GNAT family N-acetyltransferase has product MANLPEGYEASFDAARLDVERVHTWLSEDSYWARGRARETQEAAIAGSLNLGVYESATGEQVAYARIVTDGATFGWLCDVYVARRVRGLGIGTALVRLVREEGERLGLRRIVLATADAHAVYATAGFAPLEDPSMWMALQLR; this is encoded by the coding sequence GTGGCGAATCTCCCGGAGGGTTACGAGGCCTCGTTCGACGCCGCTCGCCTGGACGTCGAACGCGTGCACACCTGGCTGTCGGAGGACTCCTACTGGGCCCGCGGGCGCGCTCGCGAGACGCAGGAGGCCGCGATCGCGGGCTCGCTGAACCTCGGCGTGTACGAGAGCGCGACCGGCGAACAGGTCGCGTACGCGCGCATCGTCACGGACGGCGCCACGTTCGGCTGGCTCTGCGACGTGTACGTCGCCCGGCGCGTCCGTGGGCTGGGCATCGGCACGGCGCTGGTGCGGCTCGTGCGGGAAGAGGGTGAGCGGCTCGGCCTGCGGCGGATCGTGCTCGCGACGGCGGACGCGCACGCGGTCTACGCGACGGCGGGCTTCGCGCCCCTGGAGGACCCGTCGATGTGGATGGCGCTCCAGCTGCGCTGA
- a CDS encoding AAA family ATPase, with amino-acid sequence MPAAADAVLVTGTVGVGKTSVGESLSAYLEHAQVSHALIDTDAVRRMWPSPADDPFHLALELANVAAVAANYRGAGAQRFVVTGVLERGEDRARYAEALGAERLFVARLTADEHVVRRRLIARHDDDPDGLRWHLARRGELEAILDAAQLEDVLVDTTRLSPRDAAERIAASADW; translated from the coding sequence ATGCCTGCCGCCGCTGACGCCGTGCTCGTCACCGGGACGGTCGGCGTCGGAAAGACGAGCGTCGGCGAGTCGCTCAGCGCGTACCTGGAACACGCCCAGGTGTCGCACGCGCTCATCGATACCGACGCCGTCCGGCGCATGTGGCCCAGCCCGGCCGATGACCCGTTCCACCTCGCGCTCGAGCTCGCGAACGTCGCGGCGGTCGCGGCGAACTACCGAGGCGCGGGCGCCCAGCGGTTCGTCGTGACGGGCGTCCTCGAGCGCGGCGAGGACCGTGCGCGGTACGCCGAGGCGCTCGGCGCTGAGCGCCTGTTCGTGGCACGCCTGACGGCGGACGAGCACGTGGTTCGGCGCCGGCTCATCGCCCGGCACGACGACGACCCCGACGGCCTGCGCTGGCACCTCGCCCGACGCGGCGAGCTCGAGGCGATTCTCGACGCGGCGCAGCTCGAGGACGTGCTCGTGGACACGACTCGGCTCTCACCGCGCGACGCCGCCGAGCGGATCGCCGCCTCCGCGGACTGGTAG
- a CDS encoding alpha-N-arabinofuranosidase has protein sequence MTTTARAVIDLDVPGPTISRHLYGHFAEHLGRCIYGGFWVGEDSDVPNEGGIRLDVVEALRALQIPNLRWPGGCFADEYHWRDGIGPRSERPRMVNTHWGDVVEDNSFGTHEFMALCELLGTEPYVNGNVGSGTVREMSEWVEYLTRPGTSPMADLRRANGRDEPWKVPFWGIGNEAWGCGGNMRAEAYADLARQYATFCRDHGDNSLYRIAAGASNGDYAWTEALMKAISCLGCTREPRGFFQGISFHYYTVPGPWHDKGSALEFDTDDYYTTMVKARGVEEIIRGHAAVMDVYDPGKTVGLVLDEWGTWWNVEPGTNPGFLYQQNTLRDALVASVHFDAFHRHADRLFMANIAQTVNVLQAMILTDPESGALVLTPTYHVFEMNTGHHDAAALDVHLTGAGTKAVGDGELELISASASVKGDTALVSLTNLDADGAASVVLDLRGRSVVASRGRILTADSLQTHNTPDAAAVAPSSFDAVSVTDDAFGHGLAVEIPAHSYVTLELDLA, from the coding sequence ATGACCACGACCGCCCGCGCCGTCATCGACCTCGACGTCCCCGGCCCCACGATCAGCCGCCACCTGTACGGGCACTTCGCCGAGCACCTCGGGCGGTGCATCTACGGCGGCTTCTGGGTGGGCGAGGACTCGGACGTCCCGAACGAGGGCGGGATCCGGCTCGACGTCGTCGAGGCCCTCCGCGCGCTGCAGATCCCGAACCTGCGCTGGCCCGGCGGCTGCTTCGCCGACGAGTACCACTGGCGCGACGGCATCGGCCCGCGCTCCGAGCGTCCGCGGATGGTCAACACGCACTGGGGCGACGTCGTCGAGGACAACTCCTTCGGCACGCACGAGTTCATGGCGCTGTGCGAGCTGCTCGGCACCGAGCCGTACGTGAACGGCAACGTCGGCTCCGGCACGGTGCGCGAGATGAGCGAGTGGGTCGAGTACCTGACCCGCCCCGGCACGTCGCCCATGGCGGACCTGCGCCGCGCGAACGGCCGTGACGAGCCGTGGAAGGTTCCGTTCTGGGGCATCGGCAACGAGGCGTGGGGCTGCGGCGGCAACATGCGCGCCGAGGCGTACGCCGACCTCGCCCGCCAGTACGCGACGTTCTGCCGCGACCACGGCGACAACTCGCTGTACCGCATCGCGGCCGGCGCCTCGAACGGCGACTACGCGTGGACCGAGGCCCTCATGAAGGCGATCAGCTGCCTCGGCTGCACGCGCGAGCCGCGCGGCTTCTTCCAGGGCATCTCGTTCCACTACTACACGGTGCCCGGGCCGTGGCACGACAAGGGCAGCGCGCTCGAGTTCGACACCGACGACTACTACACGACCATGGTCAAGGCACGCGGCGTCGAGGAGATCATCCGCGGACACGCCGCCGTCATGGACGTGTACGACCCGGGCAAGACCGTCGGCCTCGTGCTCGACGAGTGGGGCACGTGGTGGAACGTCGAGCCGGGCACGAACCCCGGATTCCTGTACCAGCAGAACACGCTGCGCGACGCGCTCGTGGCGTCCGTGCACTTCGACGCGTTCCACCGCCACGCCGACCGGCTGTTCATGGCGAACATCGCGCAGACGGTGAACGTGCTGCAGGCCATGATCCTCACGGACCCGGAGTCCGGCGCCCTCGTGCTCACGCCGACGTACCACGTTTTCGAGATGAACACCGGTCACCACGACGCCGCCGCGCTGGACGTGCACCTGACGGGCGCCGGCACGAAGGCGGTCGGCGACGGCGAGCTCGAGCTGATCTCGGCCTCCGCGTCCGTCAAGGGCGACACGGCGCTCGTCTCGCTCACGAATCTGGACGCCGACGGCGCCGCGTCCGTCGTGCTGGATCTGCGCGGCCGATCGGTGGTCGCCTCCCGCGGCCGGATCCTCACCGCCGACTCGCTGCAGACGCACAACACGCCCGACGCGGCCGCCGTCGCGCCGTCGTCCTTCGACGCCGTCTCCGTGACGGACGACGCGTTCGGTCACGGCCTGGCCGTGGAGATCCCGGCGCACTCGTACGTGACGCTCGAGCTCGACCTCGCCTGA
- a CDS encoding helix-turn-helix domain-containing protein has translation MGMQRDDQGPDFELVLPGHLDVGAEYATHRPHGLPEWVVMLTITGRGEVLPEARRADVAASLAVPPGTAVALHPHTPQRYGTAPAPGTWELLWVHVRPPMAWLPLLDWPQHAPGIGVVRLSPVQAERAAAAMERAVAAHRAALPLAREFAVNAVEEALLWCALANPHRERTDATVRAFVEHVSAHLEEQHSVSSIAAALGLSGSHLAHVVKEATGDPVMAHVQRLRMDAACELLERTDLSVTQIAARVGYPDPLYFSRRFRAHTGDAPRDWRRARRPPRAEVVLRG, from the coding sequence ATGGGCATGCAGCGTGACGACCAAGGCCCGGACTTCGAGCTGGTGCTCCCGGGTCACCTCGACGTCGGCGCCGAGTACGCCACCCACCGGCCGCACGGCCTGCCCGAGTGGGTGGTGATGCTGACGATCACCGGGCGGGGCGAGGTGCTGCCCGAGGCCCGCCGCGCCGACGTGGCGGCGTCGCTCGCCGTCCCGCCCGGAACGGCCGTCGCCCTGCACCCGCACACGCCGCAGCGGTACGGGACGGCGCCGGCGCCGGGCACCTGGGAGCTCCTGTGGGTCCACGTGCGGCCGCCCATGGCGTGGCTGCCCCTGCTGGACTGGCCGCAGCACGCGCCGGGCATCGGCGTCGTCCGCCTGTCGCCGGTGCAGGCGGAGCGGGCGGCGGCAGCGATGGAGCGCGCCGTCGCCGCGCACCGGGCGGCGCTGCCGCTCGCGCGGGAGTTCGCCGTGAACGCCGTCGAGGAGGCGCTGCTGTGGTGCGCCTTGGCGAACCCCCACCGCGAGCGCACCGACGCCACCGTGCGCGCGTTCGTCGAGCACGTGAGCGCGCACCTGGAGGAGCAGCACTCGGTGTCCTCGATCGCCGCGGCCCTCGGGCTCTCGGGCTCGCACCTCGCGCATGTCGTGAAGGAGGCGACGGGAGACCCGGTGATGGCGCACGTGCAGCGCCTGCGGATGGACGCCGCGTGCGAGCTGCTCGAGCGCACGGACCTGTCGGTCACGCAGATCGCCGCGCGGGTGGGCTACCCCGACCCCCTGTACTTCTCGCGGCGGTTCCGCGCCCACACGGGGGACGCGCCGCGGGACTGGCGCCGGGCGCGGCGGCCGCCTCGCGCCGAGGTAGTACTCCGCGGGTGA
- a CDS encoding phytanoyl-CoA dioxygenase family protein has protein sequence MSTLTAPPSVRRERYETDGIIQVDGLIGQDEVAVIRDAFMEQVELDRTAVGSVHEVPEDDILARFPRFMHPHRRADLEVGRLARRYMTDRRVVDVLTELVGPVWGAQSMFYFKPPTARGQAMHQDNFFLRSHPETCVAAWLAIDDCDADNGGLAVVPGSHAMEVVCPEEADAELSFTKGLVRPPEGMEAVQSEMRAGDVLFFHGSLVHGSLPNTTADRFRRSLIFHYVPQGSTEISRSYNPLVDVETGEELTIADATGGGPCGDAWEGSAH, from the coding sequence ATGAGCACTCTCACCGCGCCCCCTTCGGTGCGCCGCGAACGCTACGAGACCGACGGCATCATCCAGGTGGACGGCCTCATAGGTCAGGACGAGGTCGCGGTGATCCGCGACGCCTTCATGGAGCAGGTCGAGCTCGACCGGACGGCCGTCGGTTCCGTGCACGAGGTCCCCGAGGACGACATCCTGGCCCGCTTCCCGCGCTTCATGCATCCGCACCGGCGTGCGGACCTGGAGGTGGGCCGCCTGGCTCGTCGGTACATGACCGACCGGCGGGTGGTCGACGTCCTGACCGAGCTCGTCGGACCCGTCTGGGGCGCCCAGTCGATGTTCTACTTCAAGCCCCCCACGGCCCGCGGCCAGGCGATGCACCAGGACAACTTCTTCCTGCGCTCCCACCCGGAGACCTGCGTCGCCGCGTGGCTGGCGATCGACGACTGCGACGCCGACAACGGCGGCCTCGCCGTGGTCCCGGGCTCCCACGCGATGGAGGTCGTCTGCCCCGAGGAGGCCGACGCCGAGCTGTCGTTCACGAAGGGGCTCGTCCGCCCGCCGGAGGGCATGGAGGCGGTGCAGAGCGAGATGCGCGCCGGCGACGTGCTGTTCTTCCACGGCAGCCTGGTCCACGGCTCTCTGCCGAACACGACGGCCGACCGCTTCCGCCGGTCCCTGATCTTCCACTACGTGCCGCAGGGCAGCACCGAGATCTCCCGCTCCTACAACCCGCTCGTCGACGTCGAGACCGGCGAGGAGCTGACGATCGCCGACGCCACGGGCGGCGGGCCGTGCGGCGACGCCTGGGAGGGCAGCGCCCACTAG